In Pseudomonas poae, a single genomic region encodes these proteins:
- a CDS encoding HlyD family efflux transporter periplasmic adaptor subunit: MLGAAVVLVLVAVGLLGLRSPATESSNTAEQWLAVKPDPLVHQIGLVGKIEPDTTITLTAPFDGNVQANLVEQGQRVEAGQVLLRMDPSTLEVQLRDALSTQLKARRTVQEMQDWDSSPAVARARRTLRTAEMTAGNTQRKLTESENLFQRGIIPRNELDDLKQQTQQQQLDLVSARSELQQALDQGKGEYRQIADMELTNATVRFDALHQLLDGREVKAPFSGIVVPAPGNSSSSQGGGNNNAPVQAGSKVSQGQVLFGLANIERLKITAKVSELDINQLHQGQAVEVLGDGFDGERLTGSVSVVSGLAIANDSPGSAQFPVTLSIPKLTPQQLQRVRLGMSARLTIVTYNNEQAIVVPAQAITGVRVEYRETMDKPVERVKVTTGQSTPQGVEVFGLKPGFVKVGS, translated from the coding sequence CTGCTCGGCGCTGCCGTGGTGCTAGTGCTTGTCGCTGTCGGGCTACTCGGCCTGCGCAGTCCGGCCACCGAATCGTCCAACACGGCCGAGCAATGGCTGGCAGTCAAACCTGACCCGCTGGTGCACCAGATCGGCCTGGTGGGCAAGATCGAGCCCGACACCACCATCACCCTCACCGCGCCGTTCGACGGCAATGTGCAGGCCAACCTGGTGGAGCAAGGCCAACGCGTCGAGGCCGGCCAAGTGCTGTTGCGCATGGACCCGTCCACCCTTGAAGTGCAACTGCGTGACGCCCTGTCCACCCAGCTCAAGGCGCGGCGCACCGTACAAGAGATGCAAGACTGGGACAGCAGCCCCGCCGTCGCCCGCGCCCGCCGCACCCTGCGCACCGCCGAAATGACCGCCGGCAACACTCAGCGCAAACTCACCGAAAGTGAAAACCTGTTTCAACGCGGCATCATCCCGCGCAACGAACTGGACGACCTCAAGCAACAAACCCAGCAACAACAGCTGGACCTCGTCTCGGCCCGCAGCGAGCTGCAACAGGCCCTCGACCAAGGCAAAGGCGAATACCGCCAGATCGCCGACATGGAATTGACCAACGCCACCGTGCGATTCGACGCGCTGCACCAGTTGCTTGATGGCAGGGAGGTGAAGGCGCCGTTCTCCGGCATCGTGGTGCCTGCACCGGGCAATAGCTCCTCGTCCCAGGGCGGAGGTAACAACAACGCCCCGGTCCAGGCCGGCAGCAAGGTCAGCCAGGGTCAGGTGCTGTTTGGCCTGGCCAATATCGAGCGGCTTAAAATCACCGCCAAGGTGTCGGAGCTGGACATCAACCAGCTGCACCAGGGCCAGGCGGTGGAAGTGCTGGGTGACGGCTTCGATGGCGAACGGCTGACAGGGTCTGTCAGCGTGGTGAGTGGGCTGGCGATTGCCAACGATAGCCCGGGCAGTGCGCAGTTTCCGGTGACCCTGTCGATTCCCAAGCTCACGCCGCAGCAGTTGCAGCGCGTGCGGTTGGGCATGAGCGCGCGGTTGACCATTGTGACCTACAACAATGAGCAGGCGATTGTAGTGCCGGCGCAAGCGATCACGGGGGTGAGGGTGGAATATCGGGAAACGATGGACAAGCCGGTGGAGCGGGTGAAAGTCACCACCGGGCAGTCAACTCCGCAGGGCGTTGAGGTGTTTGGCTTGAAGCCTGGATTTGTGAAGGTAGGGAGTTGA